The DNA sequence GAAGGACAGCTGGCGCTATACATAAGAAATTTTGGAATGCACTTTCCAGAATCATGGGTTACATGGGGCTTGGGATAAATTGAAGGCATATTTTCCCATTCTTATAGACCTTACCGCGGGATCATCCAGATCTGTGCTCCTTTCCCCTAATAAATGAAAGAAATGCAGCTATTATAAGAATGATAAGGGAAACATAGAGTGCTGCATGAATTCCAGCCATAAATTCTGTTGTGACATTTCCAAGAAGCTTTCCAATGCCTGCAAAGACTTCAAATGCAACACTTCTCGGTACACTAAGGCTTGCAATAGAGATCGCAAGAACAAAGCTACCCAACATACCTATGTTTGACATGGTTCTGAGAAACCCCGAAGTCATGCCATAAAATTCTCTTGGTGAATTTGCCATGACTGCGCTGTTGTTTGCCGGAAAGAACATTGAACTTCCAGTACCAGTGAAAAAAGAGGCAACAAGTATCACATAAAGAGGAGATACAACCGTTAATGTGATATAAACAAGAACCGAGAAGGCCATAATGCTTAAGCCGACCGTTGCAGGAATCCTTGAACCGATCCTGTCAGTAAGTCTGCCAAAAAGGGGGCCAAGAATGCTGCCGACAACATATCCTGGAAGGAGAAGAAGTGAACTATAAAATGGCGTTAATCCCCTGATTCCTTGAAGATACATTATTATGATGAACACGACAGCCAAAAAACCTAAGCTTTGAAAAAATGAAGCCATTATGGAAAAACTGAGGATTCTAATATGAAATATCTTTTTTGGAAGTAATGGGTTCTTGACCTTGTTCTCAATATACAGGAAGACGAATATGACTGCGATCCCTAGAAGTATGAGCATCTCATTGAATAGATCAACCCCATGCAAGGAAATGTCCGTTGCAGCATATGAGATAAGGATCAAGGCGCCGCCAAGGGAAAATGCGCCAGGCAAATCAAGTTTGTTTGCTACTGGTGATCCACGTTTTACATATTTCAAAGCATAATACAGCGCGAAGGCGCCAATGGGCACGTTAATGTAGAAAATATATCTCCAACCTATAAATGTAGTGATAACGCCACCCAAAATTATGCCAATCATTGCGCCGGAATTGTATCCGACAGATGTATATCCGAACACTCTCCCTCTCTTATTTGGCGGAAAATTGTCCGCGACTATTGCACCGCTATTTGCCTGTATCATAGCAGCGCCACTGCCCTGTAATACTCTGAAAGCAATGAGTTCAAAAATAGTTGCGGAAGCACCACATAAAGCTGAGCCAATAGTGAAGAGAGCAATTCCAGTGTTGAACATTTTCTTACGCGTCAGTAAGTCACCCAATCTCCCCAACTGAGTTGTTCCCACAGCTATGACAAGAAGGTAGATCAGTATTATCCATATTGAAATAGAAAGTGGGGCATTAAGTTGAACAGTTATAGTTGGGAGTGCAAGTATCACTATTGTAGAATCAACTGCACCCATCAGCACGGCAGTCAATAATGCAATTATCAGTTTCGAATCTTTATCCATCTTGTCATACTCGTTTAGAAACAGTAATTATATCTTATGGCTTAAACGCGTTGATTTCAAGATACTCACAACTATTTCATTCTGCACTCATACTTACCGTTACCTATACGATTGAGAGGAGATGAGCTATAATTTTATCTTACATTTCGTATCAAAAATGTAGCCGTATTCTATCTTTTTAGGTCGATACAAAGATTATGGTGTTCCGGTTTAGCAATCCCAATCAATTCAATTAGAATGGGCATTACTAAAGTGATAGGATGATGGTTATAAAAGAGAATTCAAGACATCAATGATGAAGAAATTATTTGGAATATTTGCTTTATCATTAACCTCTAGGTAAAATGAAATAATAGATAAGACTTTAATAGACTGAAAACAAATTCCAAGTAATTACTGAGTTCTACCGAACGATTGTAATCTGATCCCGACCATCGGATATGGAGGTAAATTAGTTATTTCCGTTTTCAATATACAACTCCGGCATTTCCTCCATTTGTATTTTAGCGGAGACTATTTTATTTTTCCTTATCACAGTAAATTCCGCAGTTTCACCTATTTCTATATTCGCAAGTGTTGAAAGCAAGGTCCTCATAGAGTCTACCTTCATTCCATTGATTGAAACTATTGTGTCGTATAACTCCAGGCCGGATTTATGGGCAGGTCCGCCGCGCGTCATTCTCAATATCATTACGCCATTTTTTGTGGGCAATTTGAGTCGCTGGGATATTTCATCCGTTACTGCAATTCCAGAAATGCCAAGCCATGGTCGAACGACACGTCCAGATGTGAGTATCTGCTCTACTACCCTGTTAACTGTGTTCGATGGTATTGCGAATCCTACACCCTGTGCAAATGGAATCATAGCCGTGTTTATGCCTATAACATTTCCAGACAGATCGGCAAGTGGTCCGCCACTGTTTCCAGGATTAATAGCGGCATCTGTCTGTATTAGTCCTTCAAATATAAAATCGGACCATGGCATTGGTCTTCCAATGGCACTTACTACACCGAGAGAAACTGTTGGAGCCCCGGGGAGCCCAAGAGCATTTCCAACAGCTATCGCGAATTGGCCTGCCTTAAGGTTATCAGAATCAGCAAATTTGACTGGACTCATTCCATTTGCTTTTGTCTTTAATAGAGCTAAATCAGTCAGCGAATCTGCACCAATTATTTCAGCATTCAAGATAGTACCGTCAGGTGCGATTACTTCAGTTTCCTGGGATTCGTCAATAACATGGTTGTTTGTTAACACGTATCCACTTGTACTTAGTATTATTCCACTTGCAGTTGATTCTGTTCTTAAAGGCAAAGTATTTCTGTAGGCTTTTATTTTTCTACTGTTTATCTGTACGACGCTCTTACTAACGGTATCCACTACTTCAATAACTTTAGTCTGAATATCTTCAGCATTCATTTTTATCATGCACAAATTAAGATCAGGTTATTATACCCGGAAGTATCATTAGGGATACATGGTTTCAACAAGTCAATCACCCCTCCCTGACGGAAATGGTCTCATCGAGAAGAATAAGATGAACGGTTACATCTTACCGATCGAATTGGCAAGTCTTTCTAGCAACATTCATAGCGAAATCCACGTACTTAATGATCGATGGACTTTACCAATCATTTTTTTGCTTGAAAAAGAAAAAAGAATGCGATTTTCACAAATAAAAAGATCACTTAGGGGAATAGGTGGTCGCAGTTTATCAAGGGCCCTCACTTCACTTGAATCTGTTTATCTAATCGATAGAACAGTAACCGATTCAAACCCGCCTGCTGTATATTATTCACTCTCCACTAAGGGAGTAAGCCTTGTCCCTATACTACTGGAACTTTTTGAATGGAAGGATAGGTTGGAATCTAAACCTTATCCTGCAACAGAGGAGATCGTGATAAAGGAACCTACGCATATCAAAAAAGAATCCGTTACAAGATAAGCGATTGCACGATCACTTATTAGTGGCTAAATTGTTATTATAAATTGAATACCGCAACATCGCAAAATTTAAAAAAACCGTCGTCATTTCATCATCATGGCGAATTATGAGATTGTTGGGAATGAAGTGCAGTACCTGAAAGTGGGATTGAATCAAGGAGAATCAATGTTTATTGAACCAGGTCATCTTATTTACAAGACTCAGGGTGCAAGACTTGATACTCAGAGTGGTGGTCTAAGAGGGGCATTTTCTCATATGCTCGCTGGTTCCGCCATTTTCTTGCTGAAAGTTGAGGGACCCGGTGAATTCGGGTCCGCAGGTTTTTTGCCTGGCAAGATACAGAGGATAGATTTGAATGGAAATTCAGTATTGGCTGAATTCAACGCCTTTCTGTGCATGGACTCAACGGTAAATTACTCCACAAAATTTGCTGGGATGTGGCAAGGGGTATTCGGTGGCGAGGGTTTTTTCCTTGAAAAATTCACAGGAACTGGTGCATTAATGCTTCATGGTCACGGCCATGTAATAGAAATGAATCTCAAACCTGGAGAGGAGATACAGGTAGAATTGAGCCATGTCCTTGCCTTTGATGATTCAGTTCAGTATAACGTATCAAGAATAGGTGGTCTTAAGACAATGGTCTTGGCAGGAATGGAGGGAGAAGGTCTCTTCTTTGCAAACATGGTTGGTCCAGGACGAGTCTGGCTTCACACGATTTCGCTCTTTGAACTTGCGGCCAAGCTTGTTCGGAGATAAATGAAATATGGAATATCCACAAAATATTCAACAAATATATAATAAATAGACAATGCTTTTATTCATACCGCTCCATTCATTCGATAACGATCTTCTACAAATTCATACTCGTTTCCCAAGATGAGTTTTAAACATTATTTACTGGTAACTCGATCATTGGTGTCGGTAAATATACTGTACATTTAGCGTTTTGTAAATTGTTAAATTAGATCTTCCGCAATGATCAAGCTATAAGGAAATAGGCAAATGGCTGTTTTCCCTAAATAGTTTTCAAAATATCTTTAGAATGGATTTTAGGCTTTATCAACTGTTGAAGAAAGAAAACATCAATAATCGTTAAATTATTTTTATTTGAAAATGGCACAGGTATCGTTAAAAGTTGTCTGAATAAAAAAAAGACTGGAATGGCTTATCTGGGGTTTTTAATGTTCGAATCGAATGAATACTATTCTAATCGCTGCATTCGAGGAGACCAATGATAATTGATAAGCGTTATGTTCACATATACAAGAGTATATACGCCATAAAATCAGTCATGCTAATCTTAATTGGTTTTATGGCCTTTCTTTCATTAATCCTTTTTATGTTTATTTTTCCCGGAAACATAGTCTTGTTAATTCTATTTATTACACTTATTTCTTTATTTGCAATATTCGCAGCTGCACACGGCCATTACGCGTTTGAAGTACTTCCTGATAACTACAAAAAACCGAGACATTTAAAAAAACGAAATTTTTATTGAAAAATGCGAGGGATGGGATTTGAACCCACGAACCCCTACGGGACAGAATCTTAAGTCCTGCACAGTTGGCCAGGCTTTGTTACCCTCGCAGTGTATCGGTTGATAACTGAGACATATATTAAAAGTGTGAAAGCTGAAAAGGGAGAGTAATAACATATAACAGGAGTTTATAGTCTTTATATCCTTCTTAAGGCCACTAAGGTGGTGCTCACAAGTGGAGTAATATTTTCTTTTATTGTCTCTATAGCGTTTCGGTTGCTGTTCGGCTGCTTTTAAAGACATAGAAAAGCTATCTGCAAATCAAATACAATTGGGAATTGTTTTACGACAGAACCAATTTCTTTTTGAGAAATCTCCACGCGGGTTGGAGTTTAGTTTTATCTGAACGTCAAAACCTTATTAGGTGAAGAACATTACCATATGTATGATGCCTGGCATGATCCCCCCTGGGGGCGAACTTGTTGAATTCGAGTTAGAAGAGGAACCAAAATGGATAACTGTAAAGCTCAAAGATGGATCTGTTATTCAAATCAAGATGGAGATAGTTGCAATCCTTAGAAACGGAAACGATCAGAATACCGGATTGCCGTTGTACATGGTTCAGGCTACAAACATAATAAGAATGATGAAAGTACCAAAAGAGCTGATTAAAAAAGGGTCTCCAACAGACGACAGTAAGAGTCAACCTCTCTACCGGTAATCACTGGGAATGCTTTTATCTCGGATATAATATCGCTCTGTGGACGAAATAGACTGGTCTATTGTAAATATTCTGAAAGAGAACTCAAGAACAACAAACTCTAACATCGGCAGGAAACTCAATATTTCTGAGGGAACAGTGCGAAAAAGAATCAAAAATATGCTTAAGTCAGGCGTTATTAAGAAATTTACAGTTGTCGTTAAAAATAATGGAATTGAGGGTATGGTATTGCTCACCTTAGACTCAAAGAAAGCTAAACACGTTAATGATATAATTACCAAAAAATTTGATGAAGTTTACGAATTCTCGGGTAAATACGACGTAGCTCTTCAGGTGAACTGCAGTTCTCTGGTCGAACTTAATAACATAGTAGATGAACTCCGTTCAATCGATGGTGTGAGGGAGACGAACACATTGGTACGGCTTCATTAAAGCTGTCCCTATACATTTAGAAAATATATGAATAGAAAGATCAGTAGTCTGTTTCAACGCGATCACGAATAGATATTTCAGATTCCGTTTTAGTTGATAGCTATTCGTGATTCATTAGACTCAAAGTATTAGCTGTCTATTTATCATGATCTGAAACATTTAACTGAGAAAGGTTAAATATCTTCTGATAATCGCAGAGAGAGGTATTTACATGGCTGACGAAAACATAATCTACGTGGGTAAAAAACCAACAATGAATTACGTGCTTGCCGTTGTGACGCAGTTCAATAACGAAGCGAATAGAATTACAATAAAGGCCAGAGGAAAAGCGATCAGTAAGGCAGTAGATATAGCGGAAATAACGAAACGAAAATTTTTGCAAACTCTTACTTACGAGAAAATAACCCTAAATACTGAAACGCTCGAAGGGGAAAGAGGGACGTCAAACGTTTCTTCAATAGAAATAACATTAGCAAAATAAAATAGGTAGATAAGCTTCCTCTATAAATCCTACTTCTATTTGCGACGATTATTTTGGCACGTCTCATCAGGAATTCATTAATATTAAATCAATCATTGTAATAAGGAGTATATGACTGACTTTCAGGAATGGCAATCCGGCTTGCATGGTATTGTATCCGAAATAAACAAGCGGTTGCTTGAGAGTATAGATACTACCCAAAAAGATCTTAGCCGGATGGCGAAGTATACAATTGAAGCGGGTGGAAAACGCTTTAGGCCACTGCTTACTGTTCTTGCATATGAAATTAGTTGTGATAAGCCTTTTGAGGATATTCTTGATTTGGCGGTCGGCTACGAGCTCATTCACACAGCAAGCCTTGTTCATGATGACATCATTGATGCTGCGAATTCAAGGCGGGGAAAACCGTCATTGAACGCTATTGACGGTATAAACAACGCCATAGTTGTAGGAGATTACTTGTTTGCCAAGGCGTATGAACTGGGTTCCCGGTATGGCCCAGAGGTTTCTAGAATAATGGCCAACGGATCCACTCACCTGGCGGAAGGGCAGATAACGGAAGCCATGAATCTTGGTAATCTGGAAATAAGTGAAGATACTTATTTTGATATTATTAGCAATAAAACTGCTAGATTCTTTGAGGCATGTGCTCTAGGTGCCACAACAGCCGCAAACGCATCTGAATCAATAGCTCTTAATCTGAAAGATTTTGCATACAATTTAGGCATGGCTTTTCAGGTGACCGATGATATACTGGATGTTGTTGGGGATACCAAGAAGATCGGAAAGCCTACGTTCACGGACTTCAGGCATAATGCCATAACTCTACCTCTCATTCATGCTATCAGTAAATCTGGTGATGATTTTAAGGAGGAACTCAGGCATGGAGAGCAAACCAACGATTCTGCATCAGAAAATAAGATACGCGAAAAGATAATAGAGACAGGATCAATAGATTATTCCTTCTCTGTGGCAAAGAAATTTACTAATAAAGCGTTAAATGCACTCAAGGATACCGGCAAATCTCCGGATCTTGCTCTACTGGTTGAACTAGGCATGTCTGTTATGGAAAGGATAGACGAGATGCAGTAGAAATTATGGAACTGTAATTCCTAGAGTAAAAAATAAATCGATTACAACGCTAACGGAATTCATGGTTAGTGAAAATTTTCTTAGGCTAAAAGAAAGCGTTTTTGATGAACTCGGAATAAAAATATCGAATTCTGGAATATTTGTAGGAAAATGGATCCCATTGGACGGTCACGACACAATAGAATCAAGGAGTCCCATCAATGGCGAACTTCTTTCCAAGGTTTCAGTGGCCAATAGAAAAGATTACGATCAGATGATGTCTTTTTCAGAAAAGGTGTTCAAGGAATGGCGTGAAATACCCGCTCCCAAAAGGGGAGAAATTATTATGTCCGTTGGAAAGGCGATCCAGGATAAAAAGAAAGCACTTGGTGCTATGGTTACTATGGAAGCCGGCAAAATAAAGTCTGAAGGCGAGGGAGAGATCCAGGAGATGATCGACGTGTCTTATTTTGCTACAGGAATATCAAGACAGTTATACGGCCTTACCATGGCAAGTGAGCGGCCCGATCATATGCTGTTTGAGCAATGGAATCCACTTGGAATGGTAGGCGTGATTACCTCGTTCAACTTTCCTGCATCGGTGTGGTCATGGAATGCTTTCATAGCGGCTGTTGCGGGGGATAGCGTTGTTTGGAAACCGTCATCAAAGGCATGTCTTACTGCTATAGCAGTTTCGCGTGTGGTATCGGAAGCACTTTCAGATGCTGGTTCCCCACCTATATTCTCTTTGCTGGTGAGCAGGGGATCAGATGGCGGGGAATGGATATCTAGAGATCCAAGAATTCCATTGGTATCATTTACTGGGTCCACTGATGTTGGGCGGAATCTTTACGGTAAGGTTGCATCCAGGTTGGGGAGGGTCATTCTTGAACTTGGGGGAAACAATGGTGTAATTGTCTCTGACAAATGTAACCTTGATCTTGCCATCAAAGGAATATCTTTTGGTTCCTTGGGAACAGCTGGACAGAGATGCACTACCACCAGGAGAGCAATAGTTCATGAAAAAATTTACGATGAGTTTGTATCAAAATTGAAACGCGTTTATTCGAGCGTAAAGATCGGGGATCCCTCGTCTGATGATGTTATAGTTGGTCCCCTGATCGATAGGACTGCCGAGAAGAACTTTCTCAATGCCGTGGAAAAAGCTAAATCAGAAGGAGGAAACGTTGTCTATGGCGGAACTAGGGCCGATATTCAAGGTCTGGAAAATGGAAATTATGTTGTTCCGGCAATAATCGAAGCAAATGAAAACATGGAAATAGTTAAGAAGGAAACATTTGCTCCAATACTTTATGTAATGAAATACAGAGATTTTGACGAGGCGTTAAGGATACATAACTCGGTACCGCAGGGTCTCTCTTCTGCTATATTCACGAACGACATAAATGAAGAGGGACGCTTTCTTTCACCGCGCGGATCTGATTGCGGTCTTATAAACATAAACACAAGCACATCTGGAGCCGAAATTGGTGGCGCCTTCGGTGGTGAGAAGGATACCGGTCTCGGTAGAGAGAGTGGAAGCGATTCATGGAAATATTACATGCGGAGACAAACTGTAACCAGGAACTACGGAAAAACAATACCCCTATCACAGGGCGTAGTTTTCAATGCAGACGAGCGTTAAATTTCTATCTCATCTTTTTTCTTTTTATGCTTGCCAAATATGTACACTGCAACCCCGATATAACCTATAATTGCTGCATA is a window from the Thermoplasmatales archaeon genome containing:
- a CDS encoding TIGR00266 family protein, whose protein sequence is MANYEIVGNEVQYLKVGLNQGESMFIEPGHLIYKTQGARLDTQSGGLRGAFSHMLAGSAIFLLKVEGPGEFGSAGFLPGKIQRIDLNGNSVLAEFNAFLCMDSTVNYSTKFAGMWQGVFGGEGFFLEKFTGTGALMLHGHGHVIEMNLKPGEEIQVELSHVLAFDDSVQYNVSRIGGLKTMVLAGMEGEGLFFANMVGPGRVWLHTISLFELAAKLVRR
- a CDS encoding polyprenyl synthetase family protein yields the protein MTDFQEWQSGLHGIVSEINKRLLESIDTTQKDLSRMAKYTIEAGGKRFRPLLTVLAYEISCDKPFEDILDLAVGYELIHTASLVHDDIIDAANSRRGKPSLNAIDGINNAIVVGDYLFAKAYELGSRYGPEVSRIMANGSTHLAEGQITEAMNLGNLEISEDTYFDIISNKTARFFEACALGATTAANASESIALNLKDFAYNLGMAFQVTDDILDVVGDTKKIGKPTFTDFRHNAITLPLIHAISKSGDDFKEELRHGEQTNDSASENKIREKIIETGSIDYSFSVAKKFTNKALNALKDTGKSPDLALLVELGMSVMERIDEMQ
- a CDS encoding Lrp/AsnC family transcriptional regulator, with amino-acid sequence MDEIDWSIVNILKENSRTTNSNIGRKLNISEGTVRKRIKNMLKSGVIKKFTVVVKNNGIEGMVLLTLDSKKAKHVNDIITKKFDEVYEFSGKYDVALQVNCSSLVELNNIVDELRSIDGVRETNTLVRLH
- a CDS encoding helix-turn-helix transcriptional regulator, giving the protein MVSTSQSPLPDGNGLIEKNKMNGYILPIELASLSSNIHSEIHVLNDRWTLPIIFLLEKEKRMRFSQIKRSLRGIGGRSLSRALTSLESVYLIDRTVTDSNPPAVYYSLSTKGVSLVPILLELFEWKDRLESKPYPATEEIVIKEPTHIKKESVTR
- a CDS encoding MFS transporter, which codes for MDKDSKLIIALLTAVLMGAVDSTIVILALPTITVQLNAPLSISIWIILIYLLVIAVGTTQLGRLGDLLTRKKMFNTGIALFTIGSALCGASATIFELIAFRVLQGSGAAMIQANSGAIVADNFPPNKRGRVFGYTSVGYNSGAMIGIILGGVITTFIGWRYIFYINVPIGAFALYYALKYVKRGSPVANKLDLPGAFSLGGALILISYAATDISLHGVDLFNEMLILLGIAVIFVFLYIENKVKNPLLPKKIFHIRILSFSIMASFFQSLGFLAVVFIIIMYLQGIRGLTPFYSSLLLLPGYVVGSILGPLFGRLTDRIGSRIPATVGLSIMAFSVLVYITLTVVSPLYVILVASFFTGTGSSMFFPANNSAVMANSPREFYGMTSGFLRTMSNIGMLGSFVLAISIASLSVPRSVAFEVFAGIGKLLGNVTTEFMAGIHAALYVSLIILIIAAFLSFIRGKEHRSG
- the albA gene encoding DNA-binding protein Alba, coding for MADENIIYVGKKPTMNYVLAVVTQFNNEANRITIKARGKAISKAVDIAEITKRKFLQTLTYEKITLNTETLEGERGTSNVSSIEITLAK
- a CDS encoding aldehyde dehydrogenase family protein, which produces MVSENFLRLKESVFDELGIKISNSGIFVGKWIPLDGHDTIESRSPINGELLSKVSVANRKDYDQMMSFSEKVFKEWREIPAPKRGEIIMSVGKAIQDKKKALGAMVTMEAGKIKSEGEGEIQEMIDVSYFATGISRQLYGLTMASERPDHMLFEQWNPLGMVGVITSFNFPASVWSWNAFIAAVAGDSVVWKPSSKACLTAIAVSRVVSEALSDAGSPPIFSLLVSRGSDGGEWISRDPRIPLVSFTGSTDVGRNLYGKVASRLGRVILELGGNNGVIVSDKCNLDLAIKGISFGSLGTAGQRCTTTRRAIVHEKIYDEFVSKLKRVYSSVKIGDPSSDDVIVGPLIDRTAEKNFLNAVEKAKSEGGNVVYGGTRADIQGLENGNYVVPAIIEANENMEIVKKETFAPILYVMKYRDFDEALRIHNSVPQGLSSAIFTNDINEEGRFLSPRGSDCGLININTSTSGAEIGGAFGGEKDTGLGRESGSDSWKYYMRRQTVTRNYGKTIPLSQGVVFNADER
- a CDS encoding trypsin-like peptidase domain-containing protein, which produces MNAEDIQTKVIEVVDTVSKSVVQINSRKIKAYRNTLPLRTESTASGIILSTSGYVLTNNHVIDESQETEVIAPDGTILNAEIIGADSLTDLALLKTKANGMSPVKFADSDNLKAGQFAIAVGNALGLPGAPTVSLGVVSAIGRPMPWSDFIFEGLIQTDAAINPGNSGGPLADLSGNVIGINTAMIPFAQGVGFAIPSNTVNRVVEQILTSGRVVRPWLGISGIAVTDEISQRLKLPTKNGVMILRMTRGGPAHKSGLELYDTIVSINGMKVDSMRTLLSTLANIEIGETAEFTVIRKNKIVSAKIQMEEMPELYIENGNN